A part of Desulfofundulus salinus genomic DNA contains:
- a CDS encoding gamma-glutamyl-gamma-aminobutyrate hydrolase family protein, with protein MLPVIGITCAWDEEKTRFFLSRFYTGAVEAAGGLPLLLPYTKREAGLNTWPELLDGLILSGGGDVDPVHFGEEPLPGCGEISPERDDFELSLARRALSLGLPVLGICRGAQVLNIAAGGDIYQDIVAQVPGCLKHQQRAPRWCATHGIMVEENTCLADIFGAGVMRVNSFHHQAVRRPAPGFIVSARSVDGIIEAIESTARGFALGVQWHPETMWERDGRFLGLFAALVDAGREYKRQKGR; from the coding sequence ATGCTGCCGGTAATTGGCATTACCTGCGCCTGGGATGAGGAAAAAACGCGGTTTTTTTTAAGCCGTTTTTATACCGGGGCGGTGGAAGCCGCCGGTGGGTTACCGTTATTGCTGCCGTACACCAAAAGAGAGGCCGGTTTGAATACATGGCCGGAGCTTTTAGACGGGTTAATTCTCTCCGGGGGCGGCGATGTGGATCCCGTCCATTTTGGGGAAGAACCCCTGCCGGGTTGTGGAGAAATAAGCCCGGAGCGGGACGACTTTGAACTGAGTCTGGCCCGCCGGGCGTTATCTTTGGGCCTGCCCGTCCTGGGCATTTGCAGGGGGGCCCAGGTATTGAATATTGCCGCCGGGGGGGATATTTATCAGGATATTGTTGCTCAGGTTCCGGGTTGTTTGAAGCACCAGCAGCGGGCTCCCCGCTGGTGCGCCACCCACGGAATTATGGTGGAGGAAAACACCTGCCTGGCCGATATATTTGGTGCAGGGGTTATGCGGGTGAACAGCTTTCACCACCAGGCGGTACGACGGCCTGCTCCGGGGTTTATTGTTTCTGCCCGTTCCGTGGATGGTATTATCGAAGCCATAGAAAGCACCGCCCGGGGTTTTGCCCTGGGGGTGCAGTGGCATCCCGAAACCATGTGGGAGCGGGACGGGCGCTTTTTAGGTCTTTTTGCGGCCCTGGTGGACGCCGGCCGGGAGTACAAAAGACAAAAGGGGAGATGA
- a CDS encoding class II glutamine amidotransferase — translation MQPQISERYLPEKDSQACGLFGVMNTAGERFGGEMAINAMVNMKVRGNGLGGGFAIYGLYPEYRDYYALHIMFERHQLGAKEIVDEFLADHFHVVYDEEIPTNKKATVLNPPVVWRYFVSPRQQLEEENNLSDDEFVVEKVMYINTRIDGAYVFSSGKDMGVFKGVGFPEEIADYFMLDRLYKGYIWTAHSRFPTNTPGWWGGAHPFSILDWTVVHNGEISSYGTNRRYLEMFGYYCTLYTDTEVMAYAVDLLMRRQGLPIEVVSRIFAAPMWDIIEHMEPERRELYKTLRMAYAPLLMNGPFTVIVAHHNEMFGLTDRIRLRPITAAAAGDFVFLSSEEASIRAVAPRLDLAWTPPGGEPVVARLHTRDHLASLARAV, via the coding sequence ATGCAGCCGCAAATCAGTGAGCGTTATCTGCCTGAAAAAGATTCCCAGGCCTGCGGTTTGTTTGGAGTAATGAACACGGCCGGGGAAAGGTTTGGCGGGGAAATGGCCATAAATGCCATGGTAAACATGAAGGTTCGGGGTAACGGCCTGGGCGGCGGTTTTGCTATTTACGGGCTTTACCCGGAGTACAGGGATTATTACGCCCTGCACATCATGTTTGAGCGTCATCAACTGGGGGCCAAAGAAATAGTGGATGAATTTCTGGCCGACCATTTCCACGTGGTCTATGATGAAGAAATCCCCACCAATAAAAAGGCAACGGTTCTGAACCCGCCGGTGGTGTGGCGTTATTTCGTATCTCCCCGGCAACAACTGGAAGAAGAAAATAACCTGTCAGATGATGAGTTCGTGGTGGAAAAAGTGATGTACATCAACACCCGGATCGATGGTGCTTACGTCTTTTCTTCCGGGAAGGACATGGGCGTTTTTAAAGGGGTGGGTTTCCCCGAGGAGATTGCCGATTATTTCATGCTTGACCGGTTGTATAAAGGATACATCTGGACCGCCCACAGCCGTTTCCCCACCAATACGCCCGGATGGTGGGGCGGGGCACACCCTTTTTCCATCCTGGACTGGACGGTGGTGCATAACGGTGAGATTTCCTCCTACGGCACCAACCGGCGTTATCTGGAAATGTTTGGCTACTACTGTACCCTTTATACGGATACGGAAGTGATGGCCTATGCCGTGGACCTGCTCATGCGCCGGCAGGGCCTGCCCATAGAGGTGGTGTCCAGGATCTTCGCCGCCCCCATGTGGGACATCATTGAGCATATGGAACCGGAACGCCGGGAGCTTTATAAGACCCTGCGCATGGCCTACGCCCCTCTGCTGATGAACGGCCCCTTTACGGTTATCGTCGCCCATCATAACGAAATGTTCGGCCTGACCGACCGCATCAGGCTGCGGCCAATTACAGCTGCCGCGGCGGGGGATTTTGTCTTTCTTTCTTCCGAAGAGGCGTCCATCCGGGCCGTGGCTCCCCGGCTGGACCTGGCCTGGACGCCGCCGGGGGGCGAGCCGGTAGTGGCCCGGCTGCATACCAGGGACCATCTGGCCAGCCTGGCCCGTGCAGTGTAA
- a CDS encoding thiamine phosphate synthase codes for MGDLYRVLDANFNRAREGLRVVEEVARFVLDDAGMTMRIRDMRHRLGILQESFPGRGTVLVQARDVEGDVAAPAPPATGEEKTNLIQLVMANFKRVQEAARVLEEYARLLPVTAPFKEIRYVAYLVEKEMVSRLAQLDAGEAPSCKPGARRVDYSLYVITGDKFSRGRSVVEVARAAIDGGATILQLREKAFTARQLIDAGHQLRRLTREKGVTFIVNDRVDVALAVEADGVHLGQDDLPIGMARRILGPGKIIGISTHSVEQALEAQRQGADYIGVGPVFETHTKDDVQAPVGVDLVRQVASVVSIPKVAIGGIKAYNVEEVIAAGADGVAVITAVVAAEDVSGAARELRSRIEKARRYLP; via the coding sequence ATGGGAGATCTTTACCGGGTCCTGGATGCCAATTTTAACCGCGCCCGGGAAGGGTTGCGGGTGGTGGAAGAAGTGGCCCGCTTTGTTCTTGACGATGCCGGGATGACCATGCGCATAAGGGATATGCGGCACCGCCTGGGTATATTGCAGGAAAGTTTTCCCGGGCGGGGGACGGTTCTGGTGCAGGCCCGGGATGTGGAGGGTGACGTGGCCGCCCCCGCCCCCCCGGCCACGGGAGAGGAAAAGACCAATCTTATACAGCTGGTTATGGCCAACTTTAAACGGGTGCAGGAAGCTGCCCGGGTGCTGGAAGAGTATGCCCGCCTTTTGCCGGTAACCGCTCCCTTTAAGGAGATCCGCTATGTTGCTTATTTGGTGGAAAAGGAAATGGTGAGCCGCCTGGCGCAGTTGGACGCGGGTGAAGCTCCTTCTTGTAAACCGGGGGCCCGCAGAGTTGATTACAGCCTCTACGTAATTACGGGGGATAAGTTTAGCCGGGGCCGGTCGGTGGTGGAAGTGGCCCGGGCAGCTATTGACGGCGGGGCAACAATTTTGCAGCTGCGGGAAAAGGCTTTTACCGCCCGCCAGCTAATTGACGCCGGACACCAGCTGCGCCGCCTGACCCGGGAGAAGGGGGTAACCTTTATTGTCAACGACCGGGTAGATGTAGCCCTGGCGGTGGAGGCCGACGGTGTACACTTAGGCCAGGATGATCTGCCCATCGGCATGGCCCGGCGCATTCTCGGCCCCGGCAAAATTATCGGCATCTCCACCCACAGTGTGGAGCAGGCCCTGGAGGCCCAGCGGCAGGGCGCCGACTATATCGGTGTAGGTCCCGTCTTTGAAACTCATACCAAAGATGATGTCCAGGCCCCGGTGGGTGTGGACCTGGTGCGGCAGGTGGCGTCGGTGGTAAGCATACCCAAAGTGGCCATCGGGGGCATCAAGGCATACAACGTAGAAGAGGTGATTGCTGCCGGGGCTGACGGGGTGGCAGTGATCACGGCAGTGGTGGCAGCAGAAGATGTATCCGGCGCTGCCCGCGAACTGCGTTCCCGGATCGAAAAAGCAAGGAGGTATTTGCCATGA
- a CDS encoding CopG family ribbon-helix-helix protein, whose amino-acid sequence MAQVKRIMVSLPDNLLAEVDGIVAAERLNRSELIREAMRFYIAERKRRQLREQLKKGYQEMAKINRELAAEHYRLEAEAVRQYEKAEVK is encoded by the coding sequence GTGGCTCAGGTGAAAAGAATTATGGTTAGCCTTCCCGACAATCTCCTGGCCGAGGTAGACGGGATTGTGGCTGCAGAAAGATTGAACAGGAGCGAATTGATCCGGGAGGCCATGCGCTTCTACATTGCCGAACGCAAGCGCCGGCAATTACGGGAGCAGTTGAAAAAGGGGTATCAGGAAATGGCCAAAATCAACCGGGAATTAGCCGCTGAACACTACCGGCTGGAGGCGGAAGCGGTAAGACAATATGAGAAGGCGGAGGTAAAATAA
- the ilvN gene encoding acetolactate synthase small subunit encodes MKHTLAVLVLNKPGVLARISGLLSRRVFNIESIAAGYTEEPDITRITIVVNGDDRELDQVVKQLSKLVDVIKIQELHSSESIERELALIKVKADAARRSDIVDIVEIFRANIVDVNRETMVIELTGDEEKINALCAVLEDHGIVEMVRTGKIALCRGPGAAKYYQEQ; translated from the coding sequence GTGAAACATACCTTGGCGGTGCTGGTGCTGAACAAGCCGGGGGTGCTGGCCCGGATTTCCGGCCTGTTGAGCAGGAGGGTATTCAATATAGAAAGTATTGCCGCCGGTTACACCGAGGAGCCGGACATCACCCGCATTACCATTGTGGTTAACGGCGACGACCGGGAACTGGATCAAGTGGTTAAACAACTATCCAAGCTGGTGGACGTGATCAAGATTCAGGAACTGCACAGCAGTGAATCCATTGAGCGGGAGCTGGCCCTGATCAAGGTGAAGGCTGATGCGGCCCGCCGCTCCGATATTGTCGATATTGTCGAGATCTTCCGGGCGAACATTGTGGACGTCAACCGGGAAACAATGGTTATTGAACTGACGGGCGATGAAGAAAAGATCAACGCTCTGTGCGCGGTGCTGGAGGATCACGGCATTGTCGAAATGGTGCGTACCGGTAAAATTGCCTTGTGCCGCGGCCCGGGAGCAGCCAAGTATTATCAGGAACAGTAA
- a CDS encoding type II toxin-antitoxin system PemK/MazF family toxin, translating to MQVRRGDIFYADLSPVVGSEQGGTRPVLILQNDIGNQYSPTTIVAAITSQIDKAKLPTHVEMPASPGGLEKDSVILLEQIRTIDKSRLMEKVTSLSRETMLKVNHAVEISLGLVDI from the coding sequence ATGCAGGTCCGCCGTGGCGACATCTTTTATGCCGACCTCAGCCCGGTGGTGGGTTCGGAGCAGGGTGGTACCCGCCCCGTTCTAATTCTGCAAAATGATATTGGCAACCAGTACAGTCCCACCACCATTGTGGCGGCCATTACTTCTCAAATTGACAAGGCCAAGCTTCCCACCCATGTGGAAATGCCCGCAAGTCCGGGCGGACTGGAGAAGGATTCGGTCATTCTGCTGGAACAGATTCGCACCATTGACAAGAGCCGCCTGATGGAAAAAGTCACCTCCTTAAGTCGCGAAACCATGCTCAAAGTGAACCATGCCGTGGAAATCAGTCTGGGCCTGGTGGACATCTAG
- the thiC gene encoding phosphomethylpyrimidine synthase ThiC, giving the protein MTQLLAARAGEVTAAMRRVADRERVPVEEILRKVAAGTVVIPANKNHVNLDPCGIGEGLRTKINANLGTSTAFASIEDELIKLETALKAGADAVMDLSTGGDLDGCRRAIIARSSVPVGTVPIYQAAVEVREKRGSIVKMTADDLFAVIEKQAADGVDFITVHCGVTLEAIGRLQRQGRVTDIVSRGGSFLAGWMLHNGRENPLYEQFDRLLEICLRYDVTLSLGDGLRPGCLADATDRAQIQELIVLGELVDRARAAGVQAMVEGPGHVPLDQVAANVQVQKTLCKGAPFYVLGPLVTDVAPGYDHITAAIGGAVAAMAGADFLCYVTPSEHLGLPTIDDVKEGVVASRIAAHAADLVKGVPGAREWDLAMARARKALDWEAQINLAIDPEKARAYREKRNPAGTKACTMCGDFCAMEIVARYLGAERVEEC; this is encoded by the coding sequence ATGACCCAACTTTTAGCAGCCCGGGCAGGGGAAGTAACGGCGGCCATGCGCCGGGTAGCTGACAGAGAAAGGGTGCCGGTGGAAGAAATTTTAAGGAAAGTAGCTGCCGGTACGGTGGTTATTCCGGCCAATAAAAACCACGTCAACCTGGATCCCTGCGGCATCGGAGAGGGGTTGCGGACCAAAATCAATGCCAACCTGGGAACATCCACCGCCTTTGCCAGTATCGAGGACGAATTAATCAAACTGGAAACCGCCTTAAAGGCCGGGGCCGATGCGGTGATGGACCTTTCCACCGGAGGAGACCTGGATGGCTGTCGCCGGGCGATTATTGCCAGGAGTTCCGTACCCGTGGGTACCGTACCCATTTACCAGGCGGCAGTGGAAGTCCGGGAAAAACGGGGTAGTATTGTGAAGATGACGGCCGACGACCTTTTTGCCGTGATTGAAAAGCAGGCCGCCGATGGGGTGGACTTCATTACCGTGCACTGCGGGGTCACCCTGGAGGCCATTGGGCGCCTGCAAAGGCAGGGGCGCGTTACCGATATTGTCAGCCGGGGCGGTTCTTTCCTGGCCGGGTGGATGCTGCACAACGGCCGGGAGAACCCCCTTTATGAACAGTTTGACCGGCTGCTGGAAATATGCCTGCGTTACGACGTCACCTTGAGCCTGGGGGACGGCCTGCGGCCGGGATGCCTGGCCGATGCCACCGACCGGGCCCAGATCCAGGAATTAATTGTACTGGGCGAACTGGTGGACCGGGCGCGGGCCGCGGGTGTGCAGGCCATGGTGGAAGGGCCGGGACACGTCCCCCTGGATCAGGTGGCAGCCAATGTACAGGTCCAGAAGACATTGTGTAAAGGGGCGCCCTTTTACGTTCTGGGTCCCCTGGTTACCGACGTGGCCCCCGGTTACGATCATATTACCGCCGCCATTGGGGGCGCGGTGGCCGCCATGGCCGGAGCGGACTTCCTGTGTTACGTAACCCCCTCCGAACACCTGGGGCTGCCTACCATAGATGATGTAAAGGAAGGTGTGGTGGCGTCCCGCATTGCCGCCCACGCGGCGGATCTGGTCAAGGGTGTGCCGGGAGCCCGGGAATGGGATCTGGCTATGGCCCGGGCCCGCAAGGCCCTGGACTGGGAGGCCCAGATTAATCTGGCCATTGACCCGGAAAAAGCCCGTGCATACCGTGAGAAGCGCAACCCCGCCGGGACTAAGGCCTGCACCATGTGCGGCGACTTCTGTGCCATGGAGATTGTGGCCAGGTACCTGGGCGCGGAAAGGGTGGAAGAGTGCTGA
- a CDS encoding NAD(P)/FAD-dependent oxidoreductase has translation MERFDYLIIGNSVGAVGCIETLRSFDKGGSIAVIGEEPHHVYSRALLPYYLDQEVPVEKMLYRPVDFYERLGVTPVLGRRVVGLDTAGHVVKLDDGRTISYGKLLLATGGRPIVPPIPGLDTEKENICNFVALQDLQRISRLLPSAGRVVVLGGGIIGLMAAEALHKKGLEVGVVELAPRVLAPVVDEFTSRLIEEAFRRSGVAIYTGTTFKEVQGGERATGVVLTDGTSLPCDLLVVAVGVVPRVDLAREAGLAVNRGILVNQQMETSAADVYACGDCAEVYDFLMGNRRVLPLWPNAYAGGRVAAYNMLGMKREYDRATSMNAMHFFDLNIITAGLNTAGEKDGFEVISRFDAGSRSYRRFVLKDDRIHGFTLVTGIARAGIFLHLMRRGCAVTSFKEKLLEGEFGYLTIPEGLRRELLIDEGVMSEHAAANQ, from the coding sequence ATGGAGAGGTTTGATTATCTGATCATTGGTAACTCGGTAGGTGCGGTGGGTTGCATTGAAACCCTGCGTTCTTTCGATAAAGGTGGTTCCATAGCTGTTATCGGGGAAGAACCTCACCATGTCTATTCCCGGGCTCTGCTGCCCTATTACCTGGATCAGGAAGTGCCCGTGGAGAAAATGCTCTACCGCCCGGTGGATTTCTATGAGCGTCTGGGAGTTACCCCTGTGCTCGGCCGGCGGGTGGTTGGCCTGGATACGGCCGGACACGTGGTAAAGCTGGATGACGGCCGGACCATCTCCTATGGAAAACTGCTGCTGGCCACCGGCGGGCGACCCATTGTACCCCCCATACCGGGACTGGATACGGAAAAGGAGAACATCTGTAACTTTGTGGCGTTGCAGGACCTGCAGCGCATCAGCCGGTTGCTCCCGTCGGCCGGGCGGGTGGTGGTGCTCGGTGGGGGGATCATCGGCCTTATGGCTGCCGAGGCACTGCATAAAAAGGGTCTGGAGGTCGGCGTGGTGGAACTGGCTCCCCGGGTGCTGGCGCCGGTGGTGGATGAGTTTACCTCCCGGTTGATTGAGGAGGCCTTCCGCCGGTCCGGCGTGGCCATATATACCGGAACCACCTTTAAAGAAGTCCAGGGCGGGGAGCGGGCCACCGGAGTGGTGCTCACCGACGGTACTTCCCTCCCCTGCGACCTGCTGGTGGTGGCCGTGGGTGTGGTCCCCCGGGTGGATCTGGCCAGGGAAGCCGGACTGGCCGTGAACCGGGGTATTCTGGTGAATCAACAGATGGAAACATCCGCTGCCGATGTTTATGCCTGTGGAGACTGCGCCGAAGTTTACGACTTCCTGATGGGTAACCGGCGCGTGCTCCCCCTGTGGCCCAATGCCTACGCCGGCGGCCGGGTGGCCGCGTACAACATGCTGGGTATGAAGCGGGAATATGACCGGGCCACCTCCATGAATGCCATGCACTTTTTCGACCTGAACATTATCACGGCCGGTCTCAACACGGCAGGTGAAAAGGATGGCTTTGAGGTTATCAGCCGTTTTGATGCCGGCTCCCGCAGCTACCGGAGGTTTGTGTTGAAGGACGACCGCATTCACGGGTTTACCCTGGTGACCGGGATTGCCCGGGCGGGCATCTTCCTTCACCTGATGCGCCGGGGTTGCGCCGTTACTTCCTTTAAAGAGAAGCTCCTGGAGGGGGAATTCGGTTACCTGACCATTCCGGAAGGCCTGAGACGGGAGCTACTGATCGATGAAGGAGTGATGAGCGAACATGCAGCCGCAAATCAGTGA
- a CDS encoding response regulator — protein sequence MRRETFDVLIVDDQPGVRYLLEILVREFGHRVHTAENGLVAIEKVRQIHPQVIFMDVRMPLMDGLEALRRIRRIAPDTIVIIMTAYISEQTREQALKNGALCCMAKPFDIEKVKALIQDLTWNQKQNYFWGESYVI from the coding sequence TTGAGAAGGGAGACTTTTGATGTTCTAATAGTTGATGACCAACCCGGGGTGCGTTATTTGCTGGAGATACTTGTCAGGGAATTTGGTCACCGGGTGCATACCGCGGAGAACGGACTGGTGGCCATTGAGAAGGTGCGCCAGATTCACCCGCAGGTCATTTTTATGGATGTGAGGATGCCTTTAATGGACGGCCTGGAGGCGCTGCGGCGCATTAGAAGGATTGCCCCGGATACCATTGTTATCATCATGACCGCCTATATTTCCGAGCAGACCAGAGAGCAGGCACTGAAAAACGGCGCTCTTTGCTGCATGGCCAAACCCTTTGACATTGAAAAGGTTAAGGCTTTGATCCAGGATTTGACCTGGAATCAAAAACAGAATTATTTTTGGGGTGAAAGTTATGTAATTTAA
- a CDS encoding glutamate synthase-related protein produces MFSHLLPEFLVERRSDRCIKCRVCERQCPNGVHHYDTELDLMFSDESPCVGCQRCVVFCPTHALSVYPHPTTYRPNASWTREKLQDLKKQAETGGVILTGSGNDKPYRIYWDHLVLNASQVTNPSIDPLREPMELRTYLGRKPDTLEVEVCGDKVSITSRLSPNVPVETPILFSAMSYGAISYQAFVSLAMAAKEFGTLFNTGEGGLPREMREKFGQNAIVQCASGRFGVDPEYLNSAAVVEIKIGQGAKPGIGGHLPGEKVAANIALTRMIPEGTDALSPAPQHDIYSIEDLSMLIYALKEATNYEKPVSVKIAAVHNVAAIASGIVRAGADIVAIDGLRGGTGAAPKAIRDNVGIPIELALAAVDRRLREEGIRHKCSIIAASGIRCSADVVKAIALGADAVYIGSAALVAMGCTLCQKCYTGKCAWGICTQDPYLTRRLNPEIASQRLVNLLRGWSHEIKEMLGGMGINAIESLRGNREHLRGVGLESWELDVLGVKGAGE; encoded by the coding sequence ATGTTTTCCCATCTGTTACCGGAGTTTCTGGTAGAACGCCGCAGTGACCGGTGTATAAAATGCCGGGTCTGTGAGCGGCAGTGTCCCAACGGGGTTCACCATTACGATACAGAACTGGACTTGATGTTCAGCGATGAAAGCCCGTGTGTGGGGTGCCAGCGTTGTGTGGTGTTCTGTCCCACCCATGCCCTGTCTGTGTATCCGCACCCCACGACCTACCGTCCCAATGCCAGCTGGACCAGGGAGAAGCTGCAGGATTTAAAGAAACAGGCCGAGACCGGAGGGGTTATTCTGACCGGCAGCGGCAATGACAAGCCCTACCGGATTTACTGGGACCACCTGGTCCTGAATGCCTCCCAGGTAACCAACCCTTCCATTGACCCGCTGCGGGAGCCCATGGAACTGCGTACTTACCTGGGGCGTAAGCCGGACACTCTGGAAGTGGAAGTATGTGGGGACAAAGTGTCCATTACATCCCGGCTTTCACCCAATGTGCCCGTGGAAACGCCCATTCTTTTCTCGGCCATGTCCTACGGTGCCATCAGCTACCAGGCCTTTGTGTCCCTGGCCATGGCTGCTAAAGAGTTCGGCACCCTCTTCAATACCGGTGAAGGCGGTCTGCCCCGGGAAATGCGGGAAAAGTTCGGCCAAAATGCCATCGTGCAGTGTGCCAGCGGGCGCTTTGGGGTTGACCCGGAGTATTTAAACTCGGCAGCCGTGGTGGAAATCAAGATCGGCCAGGGGGCCAAACCGGGTATTGGCGGTCACCTGCCGGGAGAAAAGGTGGCGGCCAACATTGCCCTGACCCGGATGATCCCTGAAGGTACCGATGCTCTCTCCCCGGCGCCGCAGCATGACATTTATTCCATTGAAGACCTGTCCATGCTCATCTATGCCTTGAAGGAGGCCACCAACTACGAAAAGCCGGTATCCGTCAAGATTGCAGCGGTGCACAACGTGGCGGCCATTGCCTCCGGCATAGTCAGAGCTGGAGCAGATATCGTGGCCATTGACGGCCTGCGGGGCGGTACTGGTGCCGCGCCCAAAGCCATCCGGGATAACGTGGGTATTCCCATCGAGCTGGCTTTAGCGGCAGTGGACCGGCGGCTGCGGGAAGAGGGCATCAGGCACAAGTGCTCAATCATCGCGGCCAGCGGTATCCGTTGCAGTGCGGACGTGGTCAAAGCCATTGCCCTGGGAGCGGACGCGGTGTACATCGGCTCGGCGGCACTGGTGGCCATGGGCTGCACCCTGTGCCAGAAATGCTATACCGGTAAATGTGCCTGGGGTATCTGCACCCAGGATCCCTACCTCACCCGCCGCCTGAACCCGGAAATCGCCAGCCAGCGGCTGGTCAACCTGCTGCGGGGCTGGAGCCATGAGATCAAGGAAATGCTGGGCGGCATGGGCATTAACGCCATTGAAAGCCTGCGGGGCAACCGGGAACACCTGCGCGGGGTGGGCCTGGAGAGCTGGGAACTGGACGTGCTGGGAGTAAAAGGAGCGGGGGAGTGA
- a CDS encoding amidohydrolase → MLAITGGKVITMTGQIYEPGMVLIEQGKIVSVGPLNGVPAGVEVDDATGCVVMPGFIDAHCHVGVAEEIYREEGDDTNEYTDPVTPHLRAIDAVYPADLGFEDARAGGVTTVATGPGSANIIGGEMVALKTAGEVVDRMVLRAPVGLKAALGENPKRTYGREKKMPATRMASAALLREALAKAQDYQRKLEAAAAGQGERPDRDLKMESLVRVLRREIPLRVHAHRADDIMTALRIAREFNLLLVVEHCTEGYLVSQELAAHGVMAVVGPMITNRAKVELKGISLQTPRALAEAGVTFAIMTDHPVVPIQYLALSAALAVRGGLPEERALRAITLDAARILGLENRLGSLEPGKDADIVMLNGHPFDPRTRVVKTYIDGRLVYRA, encoded by the coding sequence ATGCTGGCCATAACCGGTGGAAAAGTGATTACCATGACCGGACAAATATACGAACCGGGCATGGTGCTTATAGAGCAGGGCAAAATTGTCTCCGTAGGCCCTTTAAACGGGGTTCCGGCAGGAGTTGAGGTGGACGATGCCACCGGCTGTGTGGTAATGCCCGGGTTTATCGATGCCCACTGCCATGTGGGCGTGGCCGAGGAGATTTACCGGGAGGAGGGGGATGATACCAATGAATATACCGATCCGGTTACCCCTCACCTGCGGGCCATCGATGCCGTCTACCCTGCAGATTTGGGCTTTGAAGATGCCCGGGCCGGGGGAGTGACCACCGTGGCCACCGGTCCCGGCAGCGCCAATATCATCGGTGGGGAGATGGTGGCCCTCAAAACCGCCGGCGAGGTGGTCGACCGGATGGTGCTCCGGGCCCCGGTGGGCTTAAAGGCTGCCCTTGGTGAGAATCCCAAGCGCACTTACGGGCGCGAGAAAAAAATGCCCGCCACCCGCATGGCTTCGGCGGCCCTCTTAAGGGAGGCGCTGGCTAAAGCCCAGGATTACCAGCGCAAGCTGGAAGCGGCAGCGGCCGGGCAGGGTGAACGTCCCGACCGGGATCTAAAAATGGAGTCATTGGTACGGGTGTTACGGCGGGAAATTCCATTAAGGGTGCATGCTCACCGGGCTGATGACATTATGACCGCCCTGCGCATTGCCCGGGAATTCAATCTTTTGCTGGTAGTGGAGCATTGCACTGAAGGCTACCTGGTGTCGCAGGAGCTGGCGGCCCATGGGGTGATGGCCGTGGTGGGGCCGATGATTACCAACCGGGCCAAGGTAGAGCTAAAAGGGATTTCCCTGCAAACTCCCCGGGCCCTGGCCGAGGCTGGTGTCACTTTTGCCATCATGACCGATCACCCGGTGGTGCCCATTCAGTATCTGGCCCTATCCGCCGCCCTGGCCGTCCGGGGCGGACTGCCGGAGGAAAGGGCCCTGCGGGCCATTACCCTGGATGCAGCCAGGATACTGGGCCTGGAAAACCGGTTGGGTAGCCTGGAGCCGGGTAAGGATGCCGATATAGTCATGCTAAACGGTCATCCCTTTGATCCCCGCACCCGGGTGGTTAAAACATATATTGATGGGCGGCTGGTTTACAGGGCTTGA